The DNA segment TATCATGGATGTAAAAATTAACGTGACATATCGAGTAGACCCTGTCGTGTGCCGAATGATTTAACCGCCAAATCACACTTAACCTAAAACGCAATCTATTGGCAgacaattcagaagaaaataatttcactcttattcataaaatcaaccgcctgaaattatattattaaagGAACAAGatttgcaattatttttttttttaactttccgTACCTGAGCAGGTCCAAACTCTTGTTTTTAGTATATCCCAATAAAGGGAAGTTACTCTGTAAATGTATCAAATGTCAACCTGTGCACATGTTTGTTCATTTGAAGGCTGTGAAAAGACGTTTTCAAGGAAAGATAGATTAATTATTCATTTGAGAACACACACAGGAGAGGTATACTTCGACTCGtgaacttaaataaaaaaaaatccagcactaatatattataatttgtcGACAATAAATGTGAATGACAAACACTGGCAACACTAACAATAAACAACACTTACATCAGGAACATATAAATTGATATACTGTTCCCAACTTACAATCAGAGCTTAGAAATGTTACAAGTATAAATAATGCTAAATCTGCTTTTGACTCATGAAGGTCTACATTTGTGGGTTTCTAAATTTGTCTCCCTTTATTGGCTTTAATTTAAgacaaaataatgattttaataagtcaatacaccttatccctatttgtccgccattactggatatcacacaggttcttataatattttgacttcaataaacaaaatatctgatgccacaatggaaaagggagtgcgtcaaaagttcaagcggccagGTCAGCCAGGTCTCTCCCGTTGAATAAAAGCCAGAATTGGTGTCTTCAACTTATAAATTCAGATACAGAACTTAACAGAAGCAAGGAATATTTTACCtgcttttaaaagtttcaaatatgCATGGACTCTTTCAGGCATGCATGTCCGGCTACAAGTCGAAAAGTTGCCAAAATTGATCAACTACAAGACCCAAGCATATTTATGAATTAGTCAAACATCTTTATGAAATTATGACAACATTGAAAGACAATGATTTGTCTTCTATAGAAAAACTATGAATGTTCTGCCAAAAATTCTCTCTCCTATACCAGACGAAAAAAATGGCTTCAGTGTTATGACAAGTACAAAATGTAGGAAGATATTAcaaaatagcctttcaagacttCATAATATAACTATTTGGACTATACATTACAATACTCAATATGTTTATAAAGAGTCACATTATTCGCATTAATTaaaaaacctctcacttattTCTGAATGTACACTGTACAACACAACATTAGTAATGGACTGAAATGAACACAACTGTATTATTGTTACTTTTGTGATTAATCTGTTCCTACCACAACTGATCGCGAGTATTCCAGCAATTGTTGtcaaatgttacaaatttttttttgttattgttacatttcaacATAATTGCAGCCAgtgctttaaatttatttacatgaatTATGATTACTGTAATTGTTGACTTTATTCTATCATTATAGAGACCTTACCTTTGTGAATGTGGTAAAAGTTATGCCAGATCAACTCACCTGACCAGACACAAGGAAACTGTCCATGGATCCACAGTGGTTCAGTCTTTGTTGTAAGTATTGACAAGTATTGATATGACAATATATGAACACTTTTGAAGGTTCAGAATTGCAGGGGATAAGTCTATACCAATAAATCGTGGTAAATGCCTAATTGATTAGTTTgagatttttgtattttgtttacatttaagcACATGTACATGTTTACTGGCAAAAAGTTGTCAAAGAGAGGCAATTTATTATCAACCactgtatttaaatcaataattacCACACTGGTCACAGTGAAGGTTAAAATGGGGAAAATTTCTAACTTTATGTTGAAAGAAGGagaaaatgttgaaatcaacttagaatcaattttgaaaagaatgGGATGCTGTTTTAACTAATTACTAAACCCATTAGTCACTGTCTTGCATCATCTTTGTATTCAGGTACTCATTCAGATCCCTTATATtataaagatgtttaaaaagttatgtattatttattatttatagatGTGAGGAAGgttttaaaaggtttttttattatttataggTGTGAGGAAGAAGGGTGTAACCAGACATTCTCATCAAAGCAAGCTctgaataaacatataaaaaggaGGCATGAACAGAAACTGTATGAGGTAATATAAACCTATTATTACAAGTTGTATTTAAATAGTTCAAGGCCAGGAACCAGATAAATTCATGTCAGATTTAAGAATCTGTCTTAGTAATTGTTAAACCCTGATCTTTCTGGAGTGGACATTTGGTGATATCAGTCCATCTGGTTATCAAGGCTTTGTGAGCATTTGCGTGCAGTATCTCTTGTTTAAAgcaagataaagaaaaaaacaaatgaaagaagGATGTTGAGACCTATGGCATCAATATTGATTGATCCTTTTGTtgtttgcttaatgtccagtggcaaatatttcatgcatgttcaggacaagTAGCATCTGATTAGACTAGATATGACATCATAGTAAAACAACTTCAAATTCATTTCTagacttttttttagtttaattgtttctttttattacagTGTACATTTAAAGGCTGTACCAGATATTTCCACAAACATCAACACCTGACTATACACGAGTATGAACATACAGATGTCAAACCATTTAAGTAAGTTAGTCACATGATTAAGAGATAAGTTAGACCTGACTTAACATGCTTTAGAATTAGGAATTTTGCAAACTGTAttaattcaatttgatttttgttttaattcagtaatgtcAAGATTTGTAAGTTGTTGGTAATTGAACATGCCAAAAAATCACGTACGCTGCCaatacactagtaattttggatgCATTCATCCTGTCAATATTATCTGTATCATGTACACAATGAGCTTAAACTGTGTATCGGGTGTACAAGAAGCGTACCTAAGTGTTTATTGTGTGTTTAAGTAACGCTTGAGCtggatgaaatttttttttgttgcataaAAATTTCCTTGAGTTGTAGCATTCACCAAGCGTATAGCTTTGCATTTTGACGTATTTCAAACTTAGTCAACGTGTGTTTAACGATTGCTTAGCGTTCCTCTAGTGTGCAACTAACGTATACCGACCTTGTCAATTTTCTGTGTATGTCTGGTGCATGCTGGTCTATACACCAATCTGTGACGCTGGCATTAggttcacatttattttttctcataatTAAGGaggttcgcgggtctaaatcatttatataggatttctctatatttttctttaaatgaactttatcttatacattgtagttaatagaaaaataaaattaaaaaatggggtcaccgatcatttgcgctcacaatctgccttcgaaagaagcatacatctttgtaaaagtgtttttttttctgttgaactaataggagaaaataaaagtgatatcgaaataaaagaagaaatttattacagaaatcgctcaaattttacaataatttagtttaagtacagcatATAtcgaaattatattaaaagtaTAGGTCAATGATGAGTTGAAagagatatttcaattttaaagccaaaaaatggcatttttccagtaaagggagataatttggaactttttcaatgatgtttacattttaaaagtcctctggggccaacacgaattcattgttttgatatttttgtgccatatgataaagtaacaactacaaaaggtaataaataaaatttgtaatgaaaaacaaatgtcaatttttttctgaaatttttataaacacaaataaaattagAGATAATATTTTTAAGACAGTTTGCATCagtaaatttgaatttttgtactGACTAATAATTTATCTTCATTTCCCACAGATGTATTTTTAAAGATTGTgagaaaagatttttgttacCAAGTAAGCTGAAACAACACATAAAAGTTCATTCAGGTAGGTATATATGTACTCTTGATCCATCAATTCTCTCACATAGTAAATTACTGTCTCTGTGTTAAAAAGCAGGTTTCAAAATTGAGAACCACATTTGTTTTGGGCAAAAGGAATTGTTTGGAAATTTGTTTAACACGTGCAATTTATATTTGCTGTACATTTTTCACAAAGAACAGTTACAGTTATATCTGTTCAAAGTTGTCTCCTGTGccaaaaattgataataaatctacaatttgtaaaatattttccaaaGTATGACACAATAATAACTTCTCTATTAATTTCAACTTATTGCttgtaaactataaaatatgtatgtattgGCTAATTTTAGGATATCAATGTAACCATGATGGATGTAAAGAAGTATTTGACACGTGGACTCAACTCAGACAACACCGATATCTACACCAccctacatgtatgtaaatattaaatcctaaaaataacttttgtgcatcctacatgtatgtaaaaaaatgtttaacaacaCAGATATCTACACCATCCTACATGTACGTAAATATtaaatcctaaaaaaataaCTACCAGTACTGTGTTTCTCCTTAACCTGTTCAAACAACAGATATCTGAAGCATcttttatgtatatacatataatttaGACAACACAGATATCTACACCATCAAACATGtatgtaattataaaatttaaaaaaaataactactgTGTTTCTCCTTAACAAcatcagaaggtcaccaacaggtcttcaatgtagtgagaaattcccacacccgaaTGCCTCAATTAACATACTGGTTTTGGTGTGAAGAGCACAAATTTTGTATTCTTGAGTACTAAGTAAAGTTTAATGACCGAGGACACATAGCTCCTCCTGAACCTGACTCAAGACTACAGATATCTATAAAAATGGATCAGGATGATCCTCATCTCATGGGGTTTTGTGGAATTAAAAATGCATTGTGATACAACAATTTCCTTTGAAAATTCTTACATAATACAAATTTGTATGACTATGGAAACATGATCTGACCATATTTCAAATTGACTCCTGATTGAGTCTTGAATCTGTCTCAGGCAGCATAGATATGTGTAGGATcctacttttataaaaaaaaaaaacatgttcttaAAAGTAAATACACGAGCAATTCCTGAAATGGCTCAAACAACCAATCAGCAACATTCTACATGTAtgactttgaataaaaatgacACCTAACATCCATGTATTCCAACATCATTCCGAATTCCCAAAGCAAACAATCTTATTCAGAAGACTCTGTATACATACTGTAAGTActttattgtaattatattacaaaatattgatcACATGATGCTAGTATTACTAGACTTGCAATTGCTTTACATCAAtccatttattaatttttagtgCACATATGTACAGAATGTGACAAGACATTCACACAGAAGAATGCTTTACATCAAtccatttattaatttttagtgCACATATGTACAGAATGTGACAAGACATTCACACAGAAGAATGCTTTACATCAAtccatttattaatttttagtgCACATATGTACAGAATGTGACAAGACATTCACACAGAAGAATGCTTTACATCAAtccatttattaatttttagtgCACATATGTACAGAATGTGACAAGACATTCACACAGAAGAATGCTTTACATCAAtccatttattaatttttagtgCACATATGTACAGAATGTGACAAGACATTCACACAGAAGAATGCTTTACATCAAtccatttattaatttttagtgCACATATGTACAGAATGTGACAAGACATTCACACAGAAGAATGCTTTACATCaatccatttatttatttttagtgcaCATATGTACAGAATGTGACAAGACATTCACACAGAAGAATGCTTTACATCaatccatttatttatttttagtgcaCATATGTACAGAATGTTACAAGACATTCACTCAGAAGAATGCTTTACATCAAtccatttattaatttttagtgCACATATGTACAGAATGTGACAAGACGTTCACACAGAAGAATGCTTAACATCAAtccatttattaatttttagtgCACATATGTACAGAATGTGACAAGACATTCACACAGAAGAATGCTTTACATCAAtccatttattaatttttagtgCACATATGTACAGAATGTGACAAGACATTCACACAGAAGAATGCTTTACATCAAtccatttattaatttttagtgCACATATGTACAGAATGTGACAAGACGTTCACACAGAAGAATGCTTAACATCAAtccatttattaatttttagtgCACATATGTACAGAATGTGACAAGACATTCACACAGAAGAATGCTTTACATCAAtccatttattaatttttagtgCACATATGTACAGAATGTGACAAGACATTCACACAGAAGAATGCTTTACATCaatccatttatttatttttagtgcaCATATGTACAGAATGTTACAAGACATTCACACAGAAGAATGCTTTACATCAAtccatttattaatttttagtgCACATATGTACAGAATGTGACAAGACGTTCACACAGAAGAATGCTTAACATCAAtccatttattaatttttagtgCACATATGTACAGAATGTGACAAGACATTCACACAGAAGAATGCTTTACATCAAtccatttattaatttttagtgCACATATGTACAGAATGTGACAAGACATTCACACAGAAGAATGCTTTACATCAACACATGAAAAGTCATTGTGAAGAGAGAGAAGTGTACACATGTCCTAGACCTAACTGTGGTAGAACTTATCTAGAACAGAAGAATCTGACAGCTCACATTAAATCTTATCATGAAGGACACAGATTCTCTTGTCAATATGAAGGCTGTGATAGGAACTTCTCAACAAAAGTAAGCACTGTTTGTGTTTAAATGCTTTTTATGCCCCCACTGTAGCGTAGGGGGCATTCAATTTTACCCTTGTCAGTACGTACttcccaaaattggtttccaatctctttaatttatatttgcctcacttaaatgttatgaaacttatacattATGCTTATTACCacgaaattttgaattttggtgtCGTCACTTTAAAAaactgttttagagttatgcccctttacatcattcaatcgcgtagtgaaatcaactatttttggattcttgcaaattatatacataacttttagactagtttaaatctcggtctatttctgaaatttattcttacatacttatgattttttaaccctgtatgctaacgttgcctatgtaaaatttaaaaattgtttgtatgcacattgaacgacaaaatgtGACGTATAACaatttctgacgtcagacactcaaattaatcaatgtattcgtagatagtagatgtgttcgtgttctgttaaattgttccttttgaaattgttatacgatgatgactgatttacccatgttttgactattttgtttattgtgtctgtttgttcaacgcatcaatgtaaataaacggaatttgatgagactgtcattaaagtgagaggattagcgctttagaaccaggtttaatccaccattttctacatttgaaaatgcctgtaccaagtcaggaatatgacagttcttgtccattcgtttttgatgcgttttgttgtttgattttgccatgtgattatggactttccgaattgattttcctctgagttcagtatttttgtgattttacttttacaaatggaaaaattactttttttttggtttcctttctcttactttagtttgcctcaacaaaatgttatgaaacttatacacaatgctaactggggattcattaatattcgttggataccagtTTTCCTGGATTCCATGGGTACAGGTTAACCTGCACGAATGTAAATGTTCAACCAATTGTAAATTTTCTATAAGCTTTGTAGAAAAAGCAAAACCTTGAAATCATgcaattttttgtcaaattgctaccaacaaaaataaatgtatccaaagtattaccacaaaacacagaacAAGTTATAATTTTGATTGCATCACTTTTATcattctagagttatgtccctttgcaAATCGAAAAGTTACtgaaattttcatttctgttctctaacttttttgttgttgtcactCTTCAAATGAATTCATTGAAAATCAGTAAATATGAAATGGTTTAATGTTTCAAgctttgtatttaaaaaaaaaatgatatgttgTCAGAGATGATATAGAAAGCTAATgtggaaattaaaaaagataataatgaaAACATCTCATTGaacttatcaaattataaaagattcttataaaaagaagatttcttAAACACACAAAAATGAGATATCTATATCCTCCTAAAACAGACTGTTATgacaaataatttgattttgtatttcagCAAAAATGTCAGAAACATACTCTCTTACACCAAATGAAAGGCACACCTCCTAAGGTTAGTATAGAGTTGAGATCTTGAAAATTAGGATAGGTTCCTTTTTACTTTAACATAGGTTAAAAACAAGGAACACTTCACATGCATAGTTCGAGTGTCCATCATAACTTGGACTTCCAGAATTATTATTTTGACAATGGTTTTTCCTGTTTTTATACCTGTCAACTGACCTTATTTTTTTGCCAGCGTGATCTGGGGATTAACCAGCTCACCTGAGATTTGTTGATGACCCGCCCTGGTAATAAAATAACTAAGcatttcagaattgttttctgttttcaacTATCTTGTTTCATAAGCCCTTTAAGGCCGGAATAGCAAAATTTCCTTGTGAAATACATTGAAAGTTCCTAGAAGTTAATCAGGaggcataaaaaaaatcactgtaggcaaaaaatgaataatctaaGACAGTGCATCAGTTATTATCATATTGAATACTTGAGCAGTACTCGTTGAAAACCCAAAGCTGCATTAAACCATTTGATAACtcttttttagtttctttcaAACGTAAAATTTGCATGAATTATCCCCCTTGAATCAGTCTGcaaaattttcatgaatttcttCTTGTTCTCCTATATATTACTCCTGGAATAGGAGCACCTCCAGGaatctagaaaaaaatactattagTTATATTAAAGAATATTATCTCCATCAGTTTTAAGGAACGAAATAACACTTTTAAAGAGTTGAATTTAAGACAAAGTTTAAGAAAATGTAAACCTAGCCCtttttattgcatatttgtTGACAAACAAAGATTAcacaaaaatattctttttcagaaGAAAAGTAGAAAAGGAGTAAAAAAGAAAAGCTGTGCTGCATTAGTAACTGGAATCAATCCTAAACTAATTAAATGTGAATCAACTGAAGATCGTATTTGTTTATCAGAATCAGAGAGTGCTCATGATGAAAAGCAGAATCTGAAACAGGCAGGTCATGTGACAGGAAGTGTGCAATATTTGACAGAATCACATCTATGTATTTCTGAGGCTGGAGTTCATGAAAAACATTTGCCAAGAAGAAAGTATTTAAAATTCAGTCAAAACAATAAAGGActaaatattatcaatattgatattttgaacAAACATACAGAAGATGAACTTATTGAAAAAGGTGTTGAAGTTAgcaataaaaatacaaactgTACCAAACAGGTTGATGTAAGTGCTGAAAAAGTTTATAATATCCCAGTGATAGCCAGTAGTGATCATACAGAATTGTTTGGGGATTCACAGATGAATTCTGGATTGTGTATAGGGGAAAATTGTTCCAATAACACTGATGATTCACATTATGATTTGTACCAAAGAAGTGTATGTTCATGAATTATTCTTGATGAATAAAATACaagctttatatttgtttaatgatatatttgaaacaCATGATGAAGTTCATTACTAAATAAAAGCTAAGCACAATATTGTTCTTTACCTAATCAACATCCTGTTAACTAAATAAtctgaaaaaagtctttaaatacTTTTCTATTCTGATTGTCCATCATTCCAGTACATGGATAAAAATTTTTGGTTCAAGGTTGTTTTAGGTCACATGTGAATTAGTAAATATGACAGACTCACAGATGTCATGTTCTATGTCAAAGTGTGATGGTGTTTTTCCTGATGAGGGATGGTCTATATGACGATGGAAGGTTAGTTTTAAATCACAGAAATAGATTTTTTCATTAGTAAGAACAAattaaaggagtaagttcggtaagggccatatttggccccaattataaagttcatagttacaagacaataaTTGATTTAAGTTGCCATAAAGACATGtgagaaagttaaacagaactatttttgtccaagtttaattctaacacgtgGATTTTTACGTCCcaaaaaggtcaagataaggaattttggtgaaatttgataaaatcagctggatttcaaccaaattaagGGCCAGGAAACACAGAGTGCAGGTATTGACAAACtcaatattcaaataagacttgtgaaatgtcttcacaaacattattttaaaagatctttgttgtcgacgtttGCAGGGCATTTACAATGCTACATCTAAATTAAGTGTGTATATAGTGTTGTTGCactttaattttagatttcaaattttaaataaacaagtaggtaaatataaacaagagtATATAGAAGAATCATGAAGGATATTTTTTCTCCATCAAAAATAagttgttttgcatttttatacgaccgcaaattttgaaaaaattttcgtcgtatattgctatcacgttggcgtcggcgtcgtcgtcgtcgtcgtcgtccgaatacttttagttttcgcactctaactttagttaaagtgaatagaaatctatgaaattttaacacaaggtttatgaccataaaaggaaggctggtattgattttgggagttttggtcctaacattttaggaattaggggccaaaaagggcccaaataagcattttcttggttttcgcactataactttagtttaagttaatagaaatctatgaaattttgacacaaggtttatgaccacaaaagaaaggttgggattgatttttggagttttggtttcaacagtttaggaat comes from the Mytilus trossulus isolate FHL-02 chromosome 3, PNRI_Mtr1.1.1.hap1, whole genome shotgun sequence genome and includes:
- the LOC134712863 gene encoding transcription factor IIIA-like, whose product is MYQMSTCAHVCSFEGCEKTFSRKDRLIIHLRTHTGERPYLCECGKSYARSTHLTRHKETVHGSTVVQSLLCEEEGCNQTFSSKQALNKHIKRRHEQKLYECTFKGCTRYFHKHQHLTIHEYEHTDVKPFKCIFKDCEKRFLLPSKLKQHIKVHSGYQCNHDGCKEVFDTWTQLRQHRYLHHPTLHICTECDKTFTQKNALHQHMKSHCEEREVYTCPRPNCGRTYLEQKNLTAHIKSYHEGHRFSCQYEGCDRNFSTKQKCQKHTLLHQMKGTPPKKKSRKGVKKKSCAALVTGINPKLIKCESTEDRICLSESESAHDEKQNLKQAGHVTGSVQYLTESHLCISEAGVHEKHLPRRKYLKFSQNNKGLNIINIDILNKHTEDELIEKGVEVSNKNTNCTKQVDVSAEKVYNIPVIASSDHTELFGDSQMNSGLCIGENCSNNTDDSHYDLYQRSVCS